One window of the Benincasa hispida cultivar B227 chromosome 3, ASM972705v1, whole genome shotgun sequence genome contains the following:
- the LOC120074414 gene encoding FT-interacting protein 1-like, which yields MSSPTAGNDKEADYKLKDTKPNLGERWPHGGLRGGGGWITSERATSTYDLVEQMFYLYVRVVKAKDLPPDPVTGSCDPYVEVKLGNYKGRTQHFEKKTNPEWNNQVFAFSKDKIQSTVLEVFVRDKEMVPRDQYVGKVVFDLNEVPTRVPPDSPLAPQWYKLEDRKGDTKVKGEIMLAVWMGTQADEAFPDAWHSDAASVHGEGIYNIRSKVYVSPKLWYLRVNVIEAQDVEPQDKSQPPQAFAKIHVGKQVLKTKLCPTKTTNPVWNEDLIFVVAEPFEEQLVLTIENKVSSAKDEVMGRLITQLNGFERRLDHRIVHSRWFNLEKFGFGTLEGDKRHELKFSSRVHLRVCLEGAYHVMDESTMYISDVRPTARQLWKQPIGIFEVGILSAQGLQPMKKNDGKGSTDAYCVAKYGQKWVRTRTVTDSFNPKWNEQYTWEVYDPCTVITIGVFDNCHLGGNDKNDSRIGKVRIRLSTLEMDRIYTHSYPLLVLQPSGLKKMGELQLAVRFTCLSLSHIIYLYGHPLLPKMHYLHPFTVNQLDSLRFQAMSIVATRLARAEPPLRKEVVEYMLDVDSHMWSMRRSKANFFRIVALFSGVISMNRWLGEVCQWKNPVTSILVHILYFILICFPELILPTTFLYMFLIGIWNFRFRPRHPPHMDIKLSWAEAVHVDELDEEFDTFPTSKTQDVARMRYDRLRSVAGRIQTVVGDIATQGERFRALLSWRDPRATSLYVVFCLVVAIGLYITPFKIVALVAGVYWLRHPRFRSKLPSVPSNFFRRLPSRVDSLL from the exons ATGAGCTCACCCACAGCAGGCAACGACAAGGAAGCTGACTACAAGCTGAAGGATACAAAACCGAACCTCGGTGAGCGATGGCCGCATGGTGGGCTACGCGGAGGGGGCGGGTGGATAACGAGCGAGAGAGCGACGAGCACATACGATCTTGTGGAGCAGATGTTTTATCTTTACGTTCGGGTGGTGAAGGCGAAGGACCTACCCCCGGACCCGGTGACGGGGAGCTGTGATCCATATGTGGAAGTGAAGCTGGGGAATTATAAGGGAAGGACTCAGCATTTTGAGAAGAAAACAAACCCTGAATGGAACAACCAAGTATTTGCTTTCTCTAAAGACAAGATTCAGTCTACTGTTCTTGAAGTTTTTGTTAGAGATAAAGAGATGGTTCCAAGGGATCAATATGTTGGGAAAGTGGTGTTTGATTTGAATGAAGTGCCAACCAGAGTCCCGCCGGATAGCCCCTTGGCGCCGCAGTGGTACAAGTTAGAAGATCGAAAAGGCGATACCAAG GTGAAAGGAGAGATCATGCTAGCAGTTTGGATGGGAACGCAGGCGGACGAAGCATTTCCAGATGCGTGGCACTCCGACGCAGCATCGGTTCATGGGGAGGGCATCTACAATATCAGATCAAAAGTGTACGTTTCTCCAAAGCTATGGTACCTAAGAGTGAATGTAATAGAAGCCCAAGACGTTGAGCCACAAGATAAAAGCCAACCACCACAAGCATTTGCAAAAATCCACGTAGGAAAACAAGTGTTGAAAACAAAGCTATGTCCAACAAAAACCACAAACCCAGTTTGGAACGAAGACCTAATCTTCGTCGTAGCCGAACCTTTTGAAGAACAGCTTGTTTTAACGATCGAAAATAAAGTATCGTCAGCAAAAGACGAAGTCATGGGGAGATTAATAACGCAACTAAACGGATTCGAGAGACGTTTGGATCATAGAATAGTTCATTCACGTTGGTTCAATCTTGAGAAGTTTGGATTTGGAACTTTAGAGGGAGACAAAAGGCATGAATTGAAGTTTTCTAGTAGGGTTCATTTAAGGGTATGTCTTGAAGGAGCTTATCATGTAATGGATGAATCCACAATGTATATAAGTGATGTGAGACCAACAGCAAGGCAACTTTGGAAGCAGCCAATTGGGATTTTTGAAGTTGGGATTTTGAGTGCTCAAGGGCTTCAACCAATGAAAAAGAATGATGGGAAAGGGAGTACAGATGCTTATTGTGTGGCCAAATATGGCCAAAAATGGGTTAGAACAAGGACAGTAACTGACAGCTTCAATCCAAAATGGAATGAACAGTACACTTGGGAGGTCTATGATCCTTGCACTGTCATCACTATTGGAGTTTTTGACAACTGCCATTTGGGTGGGAATGATAAGAATGACTCAAGAATTGGGAAG GTACGAATAAGGCTTTCAACACTTGAAATGGATAGAATCTACACCCATTCATACCCACTCCTTGTGTTGCAACCATCCGGATTGAAGAAAATGGGAGAGCTCCAACTAGCTGTGAGATTCACATGCCTTTCCCTTTCTCACATAATCTACCTCTATGGCCATCCCCTCTTACCTAAAATGCACTATCTCCACCCTTTCACTGTCAACCAGCTAGACAGCTTAAGATTCCAAGCCATGAGCATCGTAGCCACGAGACTTGCCCGAGCCGAGCCGCCTCTACGAAAAGAAGTCGTAGAATACATGTTAGATGTAGATTCCCACATGTGGAGTATGAGAAGAAGCAAAGCCAACTTCTTCCGAATCGTTGCCCTATTCTCGGGTGTCATTTCGATGAATCGATGGCTCGGAGAAGTTTGCCAATGGAAGAACCCTGTTACGTCTATCCTTGTCCACATCCTCTACTTCATCCTCATTTGTTTTCCCGAACTCATCCTCCCAACAACTTTCCTCTACATGTTCCTCATCGGCATCTGGAACTTTCGGTTCCGACCGAGGCATCCACCGCACATGGATATAAAGCTCTCTTGGGCCGAGGCAGTTCATGTAGACGAACTCGATGAGGAGTTTGATACTTTTCCAACGTCCAAGACACAAGACGTGGCACGGATGAGGTACGATAGGTTGAGAAGTGTTGCGGGGCGGATTCAGACGGTGGTCGGGGACATCGCGACTCAAGGGGAGAGGTTTAGGGCTCTACTTAGTTGGAGGGATCCAAGAGCTACAAGTCTTTATGTTGTGTTTTGCCTAGTTGTGGCTATTGGGTTGTATATTACACCATTTAAGATTGTGGCTTTGGTTGCGGGGGTTTATTGGCTTAGACATCCTAGGTTTAGGAGTAAGCTGCCATCGGTTCCTAGTAACTTCTTTAGAAGGCTTCCATCTCGAGTTGATAGCTTGCTTTGA